A stretch of the Zeugodacus cucurbitae isolate PBARC_wt_2022May chromosome 6, idZeuCucr1.2, whole genome shotgun sequence genome encodes the following:
- the LOC105219838 gene encoding uncharacterized protein LOC105219838 isoform X4 — protein MIDPHDVISKNQSQCQHSSPTRSAQRRFSAGTQPLQHKLCNFGNFCDIPEAIRKPVTTSPPFLPTAALTTNSSATRCLAPTDAFHKFLNCSYVTNVGVCDNFHAPHADCCCEEGAGVGTDANLIQNISKIKPNNSNKKKSINLKPSLIAKKTKFRKFIEEEKWRTTDECIMENEQQYNHNVRVDYTGSRTPTEFRTNSSVKESNAAESTTLTASMAAMATCGSFNNIVKHYWNGKMEADAAGSGSKKKEQQNQSNNWSGSGDSNNHQQQTQQQLEVLKSSQSQKPNYELYKEAAELLGLPCTLCDNCRCLECQSSYFDCDDSDSYSEVSNSDEYDEDTMNVLNNSVELVMYANCYSDDTMTGNGVSAIQQRQRQKAVRPFQEHRQSNFTCADVNCNARELCAVARYSHNLAVSDGDETANCSERTDAINQNGLHSIQCNDGNELENCTSFNGLSLRDANTEISLDTGSDRRG, from the exons ATGATCGATCCGCATGACGTGATCAGTAAAAATCAGTCACAATGTCAACACTCATCGCCTACGAGATCTGCCCAACGCAGATTTTCTGCCGGGACCCAACCATTGCAGCATAAACTATgtaattttggcaatttttgcGACATACCGGAAGCAATTCGAAAACCTGTCACGACATCGCCACCCTTTCTGCCAACGGCAGCGTTAACAACAAACTCGTCTGCGACGAGATGTCTGGCTCCCACGGATGCTTTCCACAAATTCTTAAATTGCAGTTACGTAACAAATGTGGGCGTTTGCGACAACTTCCATGCACCGCATGCCGATTGCTGTTGTGAAGAAGGAGCCGGTGTCGGTACAGATGCGAACCTGATACAAAACATCAGCAAAATCAAACctaataacagcaacaagaagaaaagtattaacttgaaaCCTTCGCTAATCGCAAAGAAAACGAAATTCCGCAAATTTATAGAAGAGGAAAAATGGAGAACTACCGATGAGTGCATTATGGAAAACGAGCAACAGTATAA CCACAATGTTCGTGTCGATTATACCGGTTCCAGAACACCCACTGAATTTCGTACCAACTCAAGTGTGAAGGAATCAAATGCCGCTGAGTCAACTACACTAACCGCTTCGATGGCCGCAATGGCAACTTGTGGGTCGTTCAACAACATCGTTAAACATTATTGGAATGGCAAAATGGAGGCGGATGCAGCAGGCAGCGGGAGCAAGAAAAAAGAGCAGCAGAACCAATCGAATAATTGGAGCGGAAGTGGTGATAGCAACAATCATCAGCAGCAAACCCAACAACAACTGGAGGTGTTGAAGTCATCCCAGTCGCAAAAACCCAATTATGAGCTTTACAAGGAAGCCGCCGAACTACTTGGATTGCCTTGCACACTTTGTGATAACTGCCGTTGCCTCGAATGTCAG AGTAGCTACTTTGATTGCGATGACTCGGACAGCTATTCAGAAGTATCCAACTCAGATGAGTACGACGAGGATACCATGAATGTGCTGAACAACTCAGTTGAGCTGGTGATGTATGCTAATTGCTACAGTGATGATACGATGACAGGCAATGGTGTATCGGCAATACAACAACGACAACGGCAAAAAGCTGTTCGGCCTTTTCAGGAGCATCGCCAGTCCAATTTCACTTGCGCTGATGTAAATTGCAATGCAAGAGAATTGTGTGCTGTTGCCCGATATAGTCATAACTTGGCTGTCAGCGACGGCGATGAAACTGCCAATTGCTCTGAGCGAACAGACGCCATCAATCAAAATGGACTGCATTCGATACAATGCAATGACGGCAATGAGCTAGAAAATTGTACAAGTTTCAATGGGCTCAGTTTGAGGGATGCCAACACTGAGATATCGCTAGATACTGGAAGCGATAGGCGAGGATAG
- the LOC105219838 gene encoding uncharacterized protein LOC105219838 isoform X1, protein MFLPQLWSWVPVCIGSSIHFISVLVITAASQSSFNDDGVRFVLTETRIRASGSGVSYNIMDEIIFQSSNQNSVYVLNSNYRYYGNFTRLNMIDPHDVISKNQSQCQHSSPTRSAQRRFSAGTQPLQHKLCNFGNFCDIPEAIRKPVTTSPPFLPTAALTTNSSATRCLAPTDAFHKFLNCSYVTNVGVCDNFHAPHADCCCEEGAGVGTDANLIQNISKIKPNNSNKKKSINLKPSLIAKKTKFRKFIEEEKWRTTDECIMENEQQYNHNVRVDYTGSRTPTEFRTNSSVKESNAAESTTLTASMAAMATCGSFNNIVKHYWNGKMEADAAGSGSKKKEQQNQSNNWSGSGDSNNHQQQTQQQLEVLKSSQSQKPNYELYKEAAELLGLPCTLCDNCRCLECQSSYFDCDDSDSYSEVSNSDEYDEDTMNVLNNSVELVMYANCYSDDTMTGNGVSAIQQRQRQKAVRPFQEHRQSNFTCADVNCNARELCAVARYSHNLAVSDGDETANCSERTDAINQNGLHSIQCNDGNELENCTSFNGLSLRDANTEISLDTGSDRRG, encoded by the exons ACAACATAATGGACGAAATAATTTTTCAGAGCTCTAATCAAAATTCTGTATACGTGCTCAATTCTAATTACCGATATTATGGG AACTTTACCCGCCTAAATATGATCGATCCGCATGACGTGATCAGTAAAAATCAGTCACAATGTCAACACTCATCGCCTACGAGATCTGCCCAACGCAGATTTTCTGCCGGGACCCAACCATTGCAGCATAAACTATgtaattttggcaatttttgcGACATACCGGAAGCAATTCGAAAACCTGTCACGACATCGCCACCCTTTCTGCCAACGGCAGCGTTAACAACAAACTCGTCTGCGACGAGATGTCTGGCTCCCACGGATGCTTTCCACAAATTCTTAAATTGCAGTTACGTAACAAATGTGGGCGTTTGCGACAACTTCCATGCACCGCATGCCGATTGCTGTTGTGAAGAAGGAGCCGGTGTCGGTACAGATGCGAACCTGATACAAAACATCAGCAAAATCAAACctaataacagcaacaagaagaaaagtattaacttgaaaCCTTCGCTAATCGCAAAGAAAACGAAATTCCGCAAATTTATAGAAGAGGAAAAATGGAGAACTACCGATGAGTGCATTATGGAAAACGAGCAACAGTATAA CCACAATGTTCGTGTCGATTATACCGGTTCCAGAACACCCACTGAATTTCGTACCAACTCAAGTGTGAAGGAATCAAATGCCGCTGAGTCAACTACACTAACCGCTTCGATGGCCGCAATGGCAACTTGTGGGTCGTTCAACAACATCGTTAAACATTATTGGAATGGCAAAATGGAGGCGGATGCAGCAGGCAGCGGGAGCAAGAAAAAAGAGCAGCAGAACCAATCGAATAATTGGAGCGGAAGTGGTGATAGCAACAATCATCAGCAGCAAACCCAACAACAACTGGAGGTGTTGAAGTCATCCCAGTCGCAAAAACCCAATTATGAGCTTTACAAGGAAGCCGCCGAACTACTTGGATTGCCTTGCACACTTTGTGATAACTGCCGTTGCCTCGAATGTCAG AGTAGCTACTTTGATTGCGATGACTCGGACAGCTATTCAGAAGTATCCAACTCAGATGAGTACGACGAGGATACCATGAATGTGCTGAACAACTCAGTTGAGCTGGTGATGTATGCTAATTGCTACAGTGATGATACGATGACAGGCAATGGTGTATCGGCAATACAACAACGACAACGGCAAAAAGCTGTTCGGCCTTTTCAGGAGCATCGCCAGTCCAATTTCACTTGCGCTGATGTAAATTGCAATGCAAGAGAATTGTGTGCTGTTGCCCGATATAGTCATAACTTGGCTGTCAGCGACGGCGATGAAACTGCCAATTGCTCTGAGCGAACAGACGCCATCAATCAAAATGGACTGCATTCGATACAATGCAATGACGGCAATGAGCTAGAAAATTGTACAAGTTTCAATGGGCTCAGTTTGAGGGATGCCAACACTGAGATATCGCTAGATACTGGAAGCGATAGGCGAGGATAG
- the LOC105219838 gene encoding uncharacterized protein LOC105219838 isoform X2, which yields MFEIVPKNRSSYIQDNIMDEIIFQSSNQNSVYVLNSNYRYYGNFTRLNMIDPHDVISKNQSQCQHSSPTRSAQRRFSAGTQPLQHKLCNFGNFCDIPEAIRKPVTTSPPFLPTAALTTNSSATRCLAPTDAFHKFLNCSYVTNVGVCDNFHAPHADCCCEEGAGVGTDANLIQNISKIKPNNSNKKKSINLKPSLIAKKTKFRKFIEEEKWRTTDECIMENEQQYNHNVRVDYTGSRTPTEFRTNSSVKESNAAESTTLTASMAAMATCGSFNNIVKHYWNGKMEADAAGSGSKKKEQQNQSNNWSGSGDSNNHQQQTQQQLEVLKSSQSQKPNYELYKEAAELLGLPCTLCDNCRCLECQSSYFDCDDSDSYSEVSNSDEYDEDTMNVLNNSVELVMYANCYSDDTMTGNGVSAIQQRQRQKAVRPFQEHRQSNFTCADVNCNARELCAVARYSHNLAVSDGDETANCSERTDAINQNGLHSIQCNDGNELENCTSFNGLSLRDANTEISLDTGSDRRG from the exons ACAACATAATGGACGAAATAATTTTTCAGAGCTCTAATCAAAATTCTGTATACGTGCTCAATTCTAATTACCGATATTATGGG AACTTTACCCGCCTAAATATGATCGATCCGCATGACGTGATCAGTAAAAATCAGTCACAATGTCAACACTCATCGCCTACGAGATCTGCCCAACGCAGATTTTCTGCCGGGACCCAACCATTGCAGCATAAACTATgtaattttggcaatttttgcGACATACCGGAAGCAATTCGAAAACCTGTCACGACATCGCCACCCTTTCTGCCAACGGCAGCGTTAACAACAAACTCGTCTGCGACGAGATGTCTGGCTCCCACGGATGCTTTCCACAAATTCTTAAATTGCAGTTACGTAACAAATGTGGGCGTTTGCGACAACTTCCATGCACCGCATGCCGATTGCTGTTGTGAAGAAGGAGCCGGTGTCGGTACAGATGCGAACCTGATACAAAACATCAGCAAAATCAAACctaataacagcaacaagaagaaaagtattaacttgaaaCCTTCGCTAATCGCAAAGAAAACGAAATTCCGCAAATTTATAGAAGAGGAAAAATGGAGAACTACCGATGAGTGCATTATGGAAAACGAGCAACAGTATAA CCACAATGTTCGTGTCGATTATACCGGTTCCAGAACACCCACTGAATTTCGTACCAACTCAAGTGTGAAGGAATCAAATGCCGCTGAGTCAACTACACTAACCGCTTCGATGGCCGCAATGGCAACTTGTGGGTCGTTCAACAACATCGTTAAACATTATTGGAATGGCAAAATGGAGGCGGATGCAGCAGGCAGCGGGAGCAAGAAAAAAGAGCAGCAGAACCAATCGAATAATTGGAGCGGAAGTGGTGATAGCAACAATCATCAGCAGCAAACCCAACAACAACTGGAGGTGTTGAAGTCATCCCAGTCGCAAAAACCCAATTATGAGCTTTACAAGGAAGCCGCCGAACTACTTGGATTGCCTTGCACACTTTGTGATAACTGCCGTTGCCTCGAATGTCAG AGTAGCTACTTTGATTGCGATGACTCGGACAGCTATTCAGAAGTATCCAACTCAGATGAGTACGACGAGGATACCATGAATGTGCTGAACAACTCAGTTGAGCTGGTGATGTATGCTAATTGCTACAGTGATGATACGATGACAGGCAATGGTGTATCGGCAATACAACAACGACAACGGCAAAAAGCTGTTCGGCCTTTTCAGGAGCATCGCCAGTCCAATTTCACTTGCGCTGATGTAAATTGCAATGCAAGAGAATTGTGTGCTGTTGCCCGATATAGTCATAACTTGGCTGTCAGCGACGGCGATGAAACTGCCAATTGCTCTGAGCGAACAGACGCCATCAATCAAAATGGACTGCATTCGATACAATGCAATGACGGCAATGAGCTAGAAAATTGTACAAGTTTCAATGGGCTCAGTTTGAGGGATGCCAACACTGAGATATCGCTAGATACTGGAAGCGATAGGCGAGGATAG
- the LOC105219838 gene encoding uncharacterized protein LOC105219838 isoform X3, with protein sequence MDEIIFQSSNQNSVYVLNSNYRYYGNFTRLNMIDPHDVISKNQSQCQHSSPTRSAQRRFSAGTQPLQHKLCNFGNFCDIPEAIRKPVTTSPPFLPTAALTTNSSATRCLAPTDAFHKFLNCSYVTNVGVCDNFHAPHADCCCEEGAGVGTDANLIQNISKIKPNNSNKKKSINLKPSLIAKKTKFRKFIEEEKWRTTDECIMENEQQYNHNVRVDYTGSRTPTEFRTNSSVKESNAAESTTLTASMAAMATCGSFNNIVKHYWNGKMEADAAGSGSKKKEQQNQSNNWSGSGDSNNHQQQTQQQLEVLKSSQSQKPNYELYKEAAELLGLPCTLCDNCRCLECQSSYFDCDDSDSYSEVSNSDEYDEDTMNVLNNSVELVMYANCYSDDTMTGNGVSAIQQRQRQKAVRPFQEHRQSNFTCADVNCNARELCAVARYSHNLAVSDGDETANCSERTDAINQNGLHSIQCNDGNELENCTSFNGLSLRDANTEISLDTGSDRRG encoded by the exons ATGGACGAAATAATTTTTCAGAGCTCTAATCAAAATTCTGTATACGTGCTCAATTCTAATTACCGATATTATGGG AACTTTACCCGCCTAAATATGATCGATCCGCATGACGTGATCAGTAAAAATCAGTCACAATGTCAACACTCATCGCCTACGAGATCTGCCCAACGCAGATTTTCTGCCGGGACCCAACCATTGCAGCATAAACTATgtaattttggcaatttttgcGACATACCGGAAGCAATTCGAAAACCTGTCACGACATCGCCACCCTTTCTGCCAACGGCAGCGTTAACAACAAACTCGTCTGCGACGAGATGTCTGGCTCCCACGGATGCTTTCCACAAATTCTTAAATTGCAGTTACGTAACAAATGTGGGCGTTTGCGACAACTTCCATGCACCGCATGCCGATTGCTGTTGTGAAGAAGGAGCCGGTGTCGGTACAGATGCGAACCTGATACAAAACATCAGCAAAATCAAACctaataacagcaacaagaagaaaagtattaacttgaaaCCTTCGCTAATCGCAAAGAAAACGAAATTCCGCAAATTTATAGAAGAGGAAAAATGGAGAACTACCGATGAGTGCATTATGGAAAACGAGCAACAGTATAA CCACAATGTTCGTGTCGATTATACCGGTTCCAGAACACCCACTGAATTTCGTACCAACTCAAGTGTGAAGGAATCAAATGCCGCTGAGTCAACTACACTAACCGCTTCGATGGCCGCAATGGCAACTTGTGGGTCGTTCAACAACATCGTTAAACATTATTGGAATGGCAAAATGGAGGCGGATGCAGCAGGCAGCGGGAGCAAGAAAAAAGAGCAGCAGAACCAATCGAATAATTGGAGCGGAAGTGGTGATAGCAACAATCATCAGCAGCAAACCCAACAACAACTGGAGGTGTTGAAGTCATCCCAGTCGCAAAAACCCAATTATGAGCTTTACAAGGAAGCCGCCGAACTACTTGGATTGCCTTGCACACTTTGTGATAACTGCCGTTGCCTCGAATGTCAG AGTAGCTACTTTGATTGCGATGACTCGGACAGCTATTCAGAAGTATCCAACTCAGATGAGTACGACGAGGATACCATGAATGTGCTGAACAACTCAGTTGAGCTGGTGATGTATGCTAATTGCTACAGTGATGATACGATGACAGGCAATGGTGTATCGGCAATACAACAACGACAACGGCAAAAAGCTGTTCGGCCTTTTCAGGAGCATCGCCAGTCCAATTTCACTTGCGCTGATGTAAATTGCAATGCAAGAGAATTGTGTGCTGTTGCCCGATATAGTCATAACTTGGCTGTCAGCGACGGCGATGAAACTGCCAATTGCTCTGAGCGAACAGACGCCATCAATCAAAATGGACTGCATTCGATACAATGCAATGACGGCAATGAGCTAGAAAATTGTACAAGTTTCAATGGGCTCAGTTTGAGGGATGCCAACACTGAGATATCGCTAGATACTGGAAGCGATAGGCGAGGATAG